In Persephonella sp. IF05-L8, the following are encoded in one genomic region:
- the carB gene encoding carbamoyl-phosphate synthase large subunit: MPKRTDINRILLIGSGPIIIGQAAEFDYSGTQGAKALKEEGYEVILVNSNPATIMTDPEVADKTYIEPLITPVIEKIIEKERPDALLPTLGGQTALNLAVDLYEKGILDKYNVQMIGANYEAIKKAEDRDLFKAAMEKIGLQMPKSAVVKSIAEAMEVIEWIGFPVIIRPSFTLGGTGGSIAYNIDEFYPKVKAGLEASPVHEVLLEESVIGWKEFEMEVMRDKNDNCVIICSIENLDPMGVHTGDSITIAPAMTLTDKEYQMLRDYSIAVIREIGVETGGSNVQFSQNPETGQFYVIEMNPRVSRSSALASKATGFPIAKIAAKLAVGYTLDELPNDITKETPASFEPTIDYVVTKIPRFDFAKFPETDPTLTTMMKSVGEVMAIGRTFKESIHKALRSLELGRYGFYMGLEKESDEKIKENIVRPNADRLWYIAEAFRRGMDVDEVYQLSHIDKWFLTQIKEIIDFEQQLSEKTLASITDEELEQAKQWGFSDRELARLLKTTEEKIRERRLKVSYKVVDTCAAEFKAYTPYFYSSYEKPFGKVVEEGEVIELFDSENLEERGN; encoded by the coding sequence ATGCCAAAAAGAACAGATATCAACAGAATTCTTCTTATCGGTTCAGGACCTATTATTATTGGTCAGGCAGCGGAATTTGACTACTCAGGAACACAGGGAGCAAAAGCCTTAAAAGAAGAAGGATACGAAGTAATACTTGTCAACTCTAATCCTGCAACAATAATGACAGACCCAGAAGTCGCAGATAAGACCTATATAGAACCGCTTATAACACCGGTTATTGAAAAAATAATAGAAAAGGAAAGACCTGATGCACTGCTTCCAACACTTGGAGGTCAGACAGCCTTAAACCTTGCTGTTGACCTTTATGAAAAAGGAATTCTGGACAAATACAACGTCCAGATGATAGGTGCCAACTATGAAGCAATTAAAAAGGCAGAGGATAGGGATTTATTTAAAGCTGCAATGGAAAAGATTGGTCTCCAGATGCCAAAAAGTGCCGTTGTCAAATCTATAGCAGAAGCAATGGAAGTAATAGAATGGATAGGATTTCCTGTTATAATCAGACCTTCATTTACCCTGGGAGGAACTGGAGGTTCCATTGCCTACAATATAGATGAATTTTATCCAAAAGTAAAAGCCGGACTTGAAGCTTCTCCTGTCCACGAAGTCCTCCTTGAAGAGTCTGTAATTGGATGGAAAGAGTTTGAGATGGAAGTAATGCGGGACAAAAATGACAACTGCGTTATTATCTGTTCAATAGAAAATCTTGACCCTATGGGTGTCCATACAGGGGATAGTATTACCATAGCTCCAGCTATGACCCTTACAGACAAGGAATATCAGATGCTTAGAGACTATTCTATTGCAGTAATCAGAGAAATTGGGGTTGAAACAGGAGGTTCTAATGTTCAATTTTCTCAAAATCCAGAAACAGGACAGTTTTATGTAATAGAAATGAACCCAAGGGTTTCCCGTTCATCTGCTCTTGCTTCAAAAGCAACAGGTTTCCCAATAGCAAAAATAGCTGCCAAGCTGGCTGTAGGATACACCCTTGATGAGCTTCCTAACGATATCACAAAAGAAACCCCTGCATCTTTTGAACCAACAATAGACTATGTTGTAACAAAAATCCCAAGATTTGATTTTGCAAAATTCCCTGAAACAGACCCAACCCTTACCACAATGATGAAATCAGTTGGCGAAGTAATGGCCATAGGAAGAACATTTAAAGAAAGTATCCATAAAGCTCTGCGAAGTCTTGAACTTGGCAGATACGGGTTTTATATGGGTTTAGAAAAAGAAAGTGATGAAAAGATTAAAGAAAACATAGTCAGACCCAATGCAGATAGACTTTGGTATATAGCAGAGGCTTTTCGCAGAGGAATGGATGTAGATGAAGTTTACCAGCTTTCCCACATAGATAAATGGTTTTTAACCCAGATAAAAGAAATAATAGACTTTGAACAGCAGCTATCAGAAAAAACTCTTGCATCTATAACAGATGAAGAACTTGAGCAGGCAAAACAATGGGGATTTTCTGATAGAGAACTGGCAAGACTACTTAAAACAACAGAAGAAAAAATCAGAGAAAGAAGACTTAAAGTTTCCTACAAAGTTGTTGATACCTGTGCTGCCGAATTTAAAGCTTATACACCATATTTTTACTCTTCCTATGAAAAACCATTTGGTAAGGTTGTAGAAGAGGGGGAAGTTATTGAACTTTTTGATAGTGAAAATTTAGAAGAAAGGGGGAATTAA
- the amrS gene encoding AmmeMemoRadiSam system radical SAM enzyme, giving the protein MEVLAWMSKKREDGKVLCTACSQRCVLDKGELGKCGVRKVGEDGNLYLTTYGLAAAYNVDPVEKKPLFHFLPGTPIFSIGTVGCNMSCKFCQNWEISQHPQTHNGEVFGIQLMPETIVNICKTNNIPSIAYTYNEPVVFFEYAYDTMKLAKEKGLKNVFVSSGYETKEALDTLAPYLDAMNIDLKAFNDKFYREIVGARLKPVLKAIEHAKELGIWIELTTLLIPGYNDDEKELKEAAKWIASLDKNIPWHISRFFPAYKMKDVSPTPIETLKKAYEIGKEAGLNYVYVGNFDDEDRESTYCPSCGFRVIDRRGHIGQYVVNHLEDGKCPKCGTEIAGVWK; this is encoded by the coding sequence ATGGAAGTCCTTGCCTGGATGTCTAAAAAAAGAGAGGACGGGAAGGTTTTATGCACTGCATGCAGTCAAAGATGTGTTTTAGATAAAGGAGAACTTGGAAAATGTGGTGTTAGAAAGGTGGGAGAAGATGGAAATCTATATTTAACAACATACGGCCTTGCTGCAGCATACAATGTTGACCCTGTTGAAAAAAAACCTTTATTCCATTTCTTACCGGGAACTCCTATTTTTTCAATAGGAACTGTTGGTTGCAATATGAGCTGTAAATTCTGTCAAAACTGGGAGATATCCCAGCATCCACAGACCCATAATGGCGAAGTATTTGGTATTCAACTTATGCCTGAAACAATTGTGAATATCTGTAAAACAAATAATATCCCTTCTATTGCATACACATACAACGAACCTGTTGTTTTCTTTGAGTATGCTTATGACACAATGAAACTGGCTAAAGAAAAAGGTCTAAAAAATGTATTTGTTTCCAGCGGATATGAAACAAAAGAGGCTTTAGATACCCTTGCACCATATCTTGATGCGATGAATATAGACCTTAAAGCCTTTAATGATAAATTTTATAGGGAAATAGTTGGAGCAAGACTAAAACCCGTTTTAAAAGCCATTGAACATGCAAAAGAGCTTGGTATCTGGATAGAACTGACAACGCTGCTTATTCCCGGATACAATGATGATGAAAAAGAACTAAAAGAAGCTGCAAAATGGATTGCATCACTGGATAAAAATATCCCATGGCATATTTCCAGATTTTTCCCTGCATACAAAATGAAAGATGTTTCACCTACACCGATTGAAACACTTAAAAAGGCTTATGAGATAGGCAAAGAAGCAGGTCTGAACTATGTATATGTTGGAAACTTTGATGATGAGGATAGGGAGTCAACCTACTGTCCATCCTGTGGGTTTAGGGTAATAGATAGAAGAGGACATATAGGCCAGTATGTTGTTAATCATCTGGAAGATGGAAAATGTCCAAAATGTGGAACAGAAATTGCAGGGGTATGGAAATAA
- a CDS encoding ATP-binding protein, which produces MKLLENILANNKDKKIIIMPIGISGSGKTTLYKQLSERFDIEHISFDTLRMEIFKKETGKNPDNYHQVYRYINENRIKLLPLAKRKLLNTDKKIVYIDNTNLKKKSRNKFLCVAQDYLKIAIFFKPDLKECIKRQFKENRDKIVSPKVILQQFEMIEPPDFEEFDIIIRKGLRWKSLQSLQEFQKDLEKPFQKNFKNMDTK; this is translated from the coding sequence ATGAAGTTGCTGGAAAATATTTTAGCAAACAATAAAGATAAGAAAATAATTATAATGCCGATAGGTATTTCCGGCAGTGGAAAGACCACACTTTATAAGCAGTTGTCTGAAAGATTTGATATTGAACATATATCCTTTGATACTTTGAGAATGGAAATTTTCAAAAAAGAAACTGGCAAAAATCCAGACAATTACCATCAGGTTTATAGATATATAAATGAAAATAGAATAAAGTTGCTGCCACTGGCAAAAAGGAAATTACTAAATACAGATAAAAAAATTGTCTATATAGACAATACAAACCTTAAGAAAAAGTCCAGAAATAAATTTTTATGTGTAGCACAGGATTACCTGAAAATTGCAATATTTTTTAAACCTGATTTAAAGGAATGTATAAAAAGACAGTTTAAGGAAAACAGGGATAAAATAGTTTCTCCAAAGGTTATACTCCAGCAGTTTGAAATGATTGAACCACCAGATTTTGAAGAATTTGATATTATTATAAGAAAAGGTTTACGATGGAAAAGTTTGCAGTCATTACAGGAGTTTCAAAAGGACTTGGAAAAGCCCTTTCAGAAGAATTTCAAAAACATGGATACAAAATAA
- a CDS encoding YhjD/YihY/BrkB family envelope integrity protein — translation MIEKINPYKYLELNKNKSAIYNYLAAFYRAALDYFFEGFSYHAAAISFYTLMSFFPLLIFITVVVSYFATINTQAIVETLQKLFPQITQEFLNLLITLTEKRTFFGIGSLIISFYFASSIFTSLHSAFMHVFNREESIKKKALVYLLGVPIFTLILMGIYFIGLLISFLMNLIKEFAVWHVLYKILLHVHLEFLLDVLGNVGLIVQLISFIFIMFVLYKYLAPHMIYNWRTVFNVGVLIAVLLFLISTVFNKYIIIASKANPIYGALSGIFAFLAWLYLSFGIILIGARMLYYLEQVQSEP, via the coding sequence TTGATAGAAAAAATAAATCCTTACAAGTATTTAGAACTGAATAAAAATAAATCTGCAATTTACAACTATCTGGCAGCCTTTTACCGGGCTGCCCTTGATTATTTCTTTGAAGGTTTTTCATACCACGCAGCAGCGATATCTTTTTATACTCTTATGTCCTTTTTTCCTCTACTGATTTTTATAACCGTTGTTGTTTCTTACTTTGCCACAATAAATACACAGGCTATTGTAGAAACTTTACAAAAATTATTTCCCCAGATAACCCAGGAATTTCTTAATCTTCTGATTACCCTGACAGAAAAAAGGACATTTTTTGGGATTGGTAGTTTAATAATCTCTTTCTACTTTGCCTCCAGCATTTTTACATCTCTGCATTCAGCATTTATGCATGTCTTCAACAGAGAAGAAAGTATAAAGAAAAAGGCTCTGGTTTATCTCCTTGGTGTCCCAATTTTCACACTTATACTTATGGGAATTTACTTTATTGGACTATTAATATCATTTCTGATGAATTTAATCAAAGAATTTGCCGTATGGCATGTGCTCTATAAAATCCTGTTACATGTTCATCTGGAATTTTTATTAGATGTCCTTGGAAATGTGGGACTGATTGTTCAGTTGATATCTTTTATTTTTATAATGTTTGTCCTTTATAAATACCTTGCACCCCATATGATTTATAACTGGAGAACCGTTTTTAATGTAGGGGTTTTGATTGCTGTCTTACTTTTTCTAATATCTACTGTTTTCAACAAATACATAATTATTGCTTCAAAAGCCAATCCAATTTATGGTGCTTTAAGTGGTATTTTTGCCTTTCTGGCATGGCTTTATCTAAGCTTCGGTATTATTCTAATTGGTGCAAGAATGCTGTATTATCTTGAACAGGTTCAGTCTGAGCCCTGA
- a CDS encoding OsmC family protein yields MEKVAIVNLDEKGHFHGEVNGKGFDITATGLRAVDLMLISVGYCFGLTVEAYTNHKGYKIENLKIEVVGKKHEKENRYDEITIKVSFNSDLDEKQINRIMEIGKRGCTVSNTMLEPPTIKTEFIK; encoded by the coding sequence TTGGAGAAAGTAGCAATAGTAAATCTGGATGAAAAAGGGCATTTTCATGGAGAAGTAAATGGCAAAGGTTTTGATATTACAGCAACAGGGCTTAGAGCCGTTGATTTAATGCTTATCTCGGTAGGTTATTGCTTTGGTCTGACAGTAGAAGCATACACAAATCATAAAGGCTATAAAATAGAAAACCTCAAAATAGAAGTTGTCGGAAAAAAGCATGAAAAAGAAAACAGATACGATGAAATTACAATAAAGGTATCCTTTAACTCAGATTTAGATGAAAAACAAATAAATAGAATAATGGAAATAGGCAAAAGGGGATGCACTGTAAGTAATACAATGCTGGAACCACCTACGATAAAAACGGAATTTATCAAATAA
- a CDS encoding prohibitin family protein encodes MNQNQIKVPAVAKVLPFIFIVIVVFVLIAPPFVIIPSGYVGVKLHLGKADMEELPPGLNFVVPFIERIIKMSVRTHSYDLRGGNSINSLSKDGLTINTELTVLYKIKPDKAAEIYVEYGLDYEDKIIKPVIRSAVRDVIATLDSSQVYQERDLIQKKLMEQVSKELAKRYILLDEILIRDIKLPKRVVEAIEQKRRAYEEMQKMKFVVEKEKLEAERKRVEAKGIADANQIIAGSLTKEYLQWKFIENIKSYAEGDNNTVILIPYDQQMTPIINIPNPK; translated from the coding sequence ATGAACCAAAACCAGATAAAAGTTCCAGCAGTGGCAAAAGTATTACCGTTCATTTTTATTGTAATTGTTGTTTTTGTCCTCATAGCACCACCTTTTGTGATTATCCCAAGTGGATATGTTGGTGTCAAACTACATCTTGGAAAAGCTGATATGGAAGAATTACCTCCAGGACTTAATTTTGTAGTTCCGTTTATAGAAAGAATAATAAAAATGTCTGTTAGAACCCATTCCTACGACTTACGGGGAGGAAACTCAATCAACTCCCTTTCAAAAGATGGTCTAACCATAAACACAGAACTAACGGTTCTATATAAAATAAAACCAGATAAAGCAGCAGAAATATATGTTGAGTATGGTCTGGACTATGAAGACAAAATCATAAAACCAGTAATCAGGTCAGCTGTAAGGGATGTTATTGCAACCCTTGACAGCTCACAGGTATATCAGGAAAGGGATTTAATCCAGAAAAAACTTATGGAACAGGTTTCCAAAGAACTGGCAAAAAGATATATACTTTTAGATGAGATACTAATTAGAGATATAAAGCTGCCCAAAAGGGTGGTTGAAGCCATAGAACAGAAAAGAAGAGCCTATGAAGAGATGCAAAAGATGAAATTTGTTGTTGAAAAAGAAAAATTAGAAGCAGAAAGAAAAAGGGTGGAAGCAAAAGGTATAGCAGATGCAAATCAAATAATAGCCGGCTCATTGACTAAAGAGTATCTACAGTGGAAATTTATAGAGAATATAAAATCTTATGCTGAAGGAGATAATAACACTGTAATCCTTATACCTTATGACCAGCAGATGACACCTATAATAAACATACCTAATCCTAAATAA
- a CDS encoding SDR family NAD(P)-dependent oxidoreductase has protein sequence MEKFAVITGVSKGLGKALSEEFQKHGYKIIGISRNKGEANTDYFISADLTRKEDIDRVFTEIAKITDEIDVLINNAGIGIYEKWENISEEELRKVFELNFFAVVFLTQKLLPLLKKSKGTIINVSSVAGKIYVPYMGAYCATKYALNAFSDSLRAELQKDDVHVLNLIVGRINTGFSSRALGSRKPPETPAGNTTPEDFAKAVYKAFVQKKREITYPWWYKPFIWLANKFSSIYDRKALEKWENQGSD, from the coding sequence ATGGAAAAGTTTGCAGTCATTACAGGAGTTTCAAAAGGACTTGGAAAAGCCCTTTCAGAAGAATTTCAAAAACATGGATACAAAATAATTGGAATTTCCAGAAATAAAGGTGAAGCAAACACGGATTATTTTATATCGGCAGATTTAACCAGAAAAGAAGATATAGACAGGGTTTTCACAGAAATAGCAAAAATTACAGACGAGATAGATGTTCTGATAAATAATGCAGGTATTGGCATTTATGAAAAATGGGAAAATATTTCTGAGGAAGAACTGAGAAAAGTTTTTGAGCTTAATTTTTTTGCAGTGGTTTTCCTTACGCAAAAATTATTGCCTCTGTTGAAAAAGTCTAAAGGCACAATAATAAATGTTTCCTCTGTGGCAGGAAAAATATACGTTCCATATATGGGAGCTTACTGTGCCACTAAATATGCTTTAAATGCCTTTTCTGATAGCTTGAGGGCAGAACTTCAAAAAGATGATGTCCATGTTTTAAATCTAATTGTAGGTAGGATAAACACAGGATTTTCCAGCAGAGCTTTAGGCTCTCGGAAACCTCCTGAAACTCCTGCTGGTAATACAACACCTGAAGATTTTGCAAAAGCTGTTTACAAGGCTTTTGTCCAGAAAAAAAGAGAGATTACATATCCATGGTGGTATAAACCATTTATATGGCTTGCGAATAAATTCTCATCTATATACGACCGTAAAGCTCTGGAAAAATGGGAAAATCAGGGCTCAGACTGA
- the gltB gene encoding glutamate synthase large subunit — protein MINNNFDRDACGVGFIVNIKGIKSHKLVSDALTSLANLDHRGAVSADGKTGDGAGILTHIPYKFFEKELSKLNINIPAPEDFAVGVFFLPVGKEDELKQQIEKTINEKFAFLGWRKVPIVEEELGVIAKSNMPSIWQGFISKEGKEVENYEKELFILRKKLEKLAEKEEYKDFYIPSLSNRTIVYKGMVTAPRLKYFYPDLQDEDYESGLAIFHQRFSTNTFPQWKLAQPFRMLAHNGEINTISANRNWINAKAEDVREIWGELAEDILPIVRYDDSDSASLDNALEFLVMSGKDPMVAINALVPRAWENDDRLTDTEKAFYEYFSCIFEAWDGPAAIAFTDGNVVIGKLDRNGLRPARYVITEDTVIMASEVGTVEIPEEKILKKGRLGPGDKIAIDTREGKVYFSKEVIDKVATGKPYKEWVEENLKEFVPVKEYPEVEYKDITRELVAFGYSKDQINMLIKPMAEKGADPVYSMGNDTPLSVLSKKPQLIYTYFKQRFAQVTNPPIDPIREKKVMSLNTYVGKKENFLTETPEHAKQLLLSSPVIFDNEMEELIKLYDGKVEIIPAIFDPYDDALEPAIDDICRRVEDAVDSGKELIVLTDRDISIEGAPIPMGLLVAAVNSYMGRKGKRSKFSIIADTAEVRDTHSFAFLIGYGATLVNPYMAVQIIRNLVEEDKKFGLSFEEAVENYRKAVNEGLLKIMSKMGIATIKSYRGSGLFEAIGIGKEVIDKYFPGTPSQLGGIGVKQIAQETLIRFNEAFASEKVSVPTGGEFRHRKDGEFHSWNPLAVRDLHKAVRGESWEEYLKFTEDAWREKPVTVRDLFEIQSDRPPIPIEEVEPAEEIVKRFVGAAMSIGALSREAHETIAEAMNRVGAKSNSGEGGEDPARYGTIKNSKIKQVASGRFGVTPEYLNSAEEIEIKIAQGAKPGEGGQLPGKKVNAYIAFLRRAKPGTTLISPPPHHDIYSIEDLAQLIYDLKMINPKAKVIVKLVSETGIGTIASGVAKAFADIIHISGHDGGTGASPLTSIKHAGTVWELGLSEVQRVLIDNDLRGRVKLRVDGQIKTGRDVIVGALLGAEEFGLGTSLMVAEGCVMARQCHLNTCPVGVATQDERLREKFPGQPEHVIRYLMFLAQDVRRWLADMGYKHLDDIIGRVDFIKPKIPADHYKAKFVDIGYIIKKPDMSKPIRCIQDRNDPPKKPFDEEILKDILPYIEKQENFAGFYVIRNTYRSVGARIAHEIVKRYGDKGLRLSKIELNLRGTAGQSFGAFCVPGLNLILTGDANDYVGKGMTGGLIVIKPPKEFKGKPHENVIMGNTCLYGATGGHLFAAGIAGERFAVRNSGAVAVVEGAGDHCCEYMTNGTVVVLGKTGVNFGAGMTGGVAYVYDPEGEMERNINPSYVFIDEMDDEDVETIKRLVTKHKGYTDSEIAGKILENFDEEINNFVKISPVEVKKPAPETDEAKPEK, from the coding sequence ATGATAAACAATAATTTTGACAGAGATGCCTGCGGGGTTGGTTTTATAGTAAACATCAAAGGAATTAAATCCCACAAACTTGTCTCAGATGCATTAACTTCCCTTGCAAACCTTGACCACAGGGGAGCTGTCAGTGCCGATGGAAAAACAGGAGACGGAGCAGGTATTTTAACCCATATTCCATATAAATTTTTTGAGAAAGAACTTTCAAAACTTAATATAAATATCCCTGCACCTGAGGATTTTGCTGTAGGTGTATTCTTTTTACCTGTGGGAAAAGAGGATGAGTTAAAACAGCAGATAGAAAAAACTATAAATGAAAAATTTGCCTTCCTTGGATGGAGAAAAGTTCCTATAGTTGAGGAGGAACTTGGAGTAATAGCAAAATCCAATATGCCGTCCATCTGGCAAGGATTTATCTCAAAAGAAGGAAAAGAAGTAGAAAACTACGAAAAAGAGCTTTTTATCCTCAGGAAAAAATTAGAAAAACTTGCTGAAAAAGAAGAATATAAAGATTTTTATATACCATCTCTGTCAAATAGAACAATTGTTTATAAAGGAATGGTTACAGCCCCAAGGCTGAAATACTTTTATCCTGACCTTCAGGATGAAGATTATGAAAGTGGACTGGCCATATTCCATCAAAGATTTTCAACAAACACTTTCCCACAGTGGAAATTAGCACAGCCATTTAGAATGCTTGCCCATAACGGTGAGATAAATACTATTTCTGCAAATAGAAACTGGATAAATGCAAAAGCAGAAGACGTTAGAGAAATCTGGGGAGAGCTGGCAGAGGATATTCTCCCCATAGTCAGATATGATGATTCAGACTCAGCTTCACTGGACAATGCCCTTGAATTCCTTGTTATGTCTGGAAAAGACCCGATGGTTGCTATAAATGCCCTTGTTCCAAGAGCATGGGAAAATGATGACAGGCTCACAGATACAGAAAAGGCTTTTTATGAGTATTTCTCATGTATTTTTGAGGCGTGGGACGGTCCCGCTGCTATAGCCTTCACAGATGGAAATGTTGTTATTGGAAAGCTGGATAGAAACGGTCTTAGACCTGCAAGATATGTAATCACAGAAGACACAGTAATAATGGCTTCAGAAGTTGGGACAGTTGAAATTCCTGAAGAGAAAATACTGAAAAAAGGAAGACTGGGTCCAGGAGATAAAATTGCAATAGATACAAGGGAAGGAAAAGTTTACTTCTCAAAAGAAGTAATAGACAAAGTTGCTACAGGAAAACCTTACAAAGAGTGGGTTGAAGAAAACCTAAAAGAGTTTGTTCCAGTAAAAGAATATCCTGAAGTTGAATACAAAGATATCACAAGGGAGCTTGTTGCTTTTGGATACTCAAAAGACCAGATAAATATGCTGATAAAACCTATGGCAGAAAAGGGAGCTGACCCTGTTTACTCAATGGGTAATGACACTCCTTTATCTGTTTTATCCAAAAAACCTCAGCTTATCTATACATATTTCAAACAAAGATTTGCACAGGTAACAAATCCACCAATTGACCCAATCAGAGAAAAGAAAGTAATGTCCCTTAATACTTATGTAGGTAAAAAGGAAAACTTCCTTACAGAGACCCCTGAGCATGCAAAACAACTGCTACTCAGCTCTCCTGTGATTTTTGATAATGAGATGGAAGAGCTGATAAAGCTGTATGATGGCAAAGTTGAAATAATACCTGCAATATTTGACCCTTACGATGATGCATTAGAGCCTGCTATTGATGATATATGCAGAAGAGTAGAAGATGCCGTTGATAGCGGAAAAGAACTAATCGTTCTCACAGACAGGGATATCTCAATAGAAGGTGCACCTATCCCTATGGGGCTGCTTGTTGCTGCTGTAAACAGCTATATGGGAAGAAAAGGAAAAAGAAGTAAGTTTTCTATAATAGCTGATACAGCAGAGGTAAGGGATACCCATTCATTTGCATTTCTTATTGGGTACGGAGCAACCCTTGTAAATCCATATATGGCTGTTCAAATCATAAGAAATCTTGTTGAAGAGGATAAAAAATTTGGACTTTCATTTGAAGAAGCAGTAGAAAACTACCGTAAAGCTGTAAATGAAGGTCTTCTCAAAATAATGTCTAAAATGGGAATTGCCACAATCAAGAGTTATAGAGGTTCAGGGCTGTTTGAAGCTATTGGAATAGGAAAAGAGGTAATAGATAAATACTTCCCAGGAACACCTTCACAGCTTGGTGGAATAGGTGTTAAACAGATAGCACAGGAAACATTAATCAGATTTAATGAAGCATTTGCTTCAGAAAAGGTTTCTGTTCCAACAGGAGGAGAGTTCAGACACAGAAAAGATGGAGAGTTCCACTCATGGAACCCGCTGGCAGTTAGAGACCTGCACAAAGCTGTTAGAGGAGAAAGCTGGGAAGAATACCTTAAGTTCACAGAAGACGCATGGAGAGAAAAACCTGTTACAGTGAGAGATTTATTTGAGATACAGTCTGATAGACCACCTATCCCTATAGAAGAGGTTGAGCCTGCAGAGGAGATTGTCAAAAGATTTGTTGGAGCTGCTATGTCCATTGGAGCCCTTTCCAGAGAGGCTCATGAAACAATAGCAGAAGCTATGAACAGAGTTGGAGCAAAATCAAACTCAGGGGAAGGTGGTGAAGACCCTGCAAGATACGGAACAATCAAAAACTCCAAAATAAAACAGGTTGCATCAGGTAGATTTGGTGTAACCCCTGAATATCTAAATTCTGCTGAAGAAATAGAGATTAAAATTGCACAGGGAGCAAAGCCAGGAGAAGGTGGTCAGCTTCCAGGTAAAAAGGTTAACGCTTATATAGCATTCTTAAGAAGGGCAAAGCCTGGAACAACTCTTATATCTCCACCACCACACCATGATATTTACTCTATTGAAGACCTTGCACAGCTTATATACGACCTGAAAATGATTAATCCAAAGGCAAAAGTTATAGTAAAACTGGTTTCTGAAACAGGAATAGGAACCATTGCCTCAGGTGTAGCAAAAGCATTTGCAGATATAATCCATATATCCGGACATGATGGTGGAACAGGAGCATCTCCTTTAACATCTATTAAACATGCAGGAACTGTCTGGGAACTTGGATTATCAGAGGTTCAGAGGGTTTTAATAGATAATGACCTTAGAGGAAGGGTAAAACTCAGGGTTGACGGCCAGATTAAGACAGGTAGGGATGTTATTGTAGGTGCTTTACTTGGAGCAGAAGAGTTTGGACTGGGAACTTCCTTGATGGTAGCTGAAGGTTGCGTAATGGCAAGACAGTGCCACCTTAATACATGTCCTGTTGGTGTTGCTACTCAGGATGAAAGACTAAGGGAAAAATTCCCGGGACAACCTGAACACGTAATCAGATATCTTATGTTCCTTGCCCAGGACGTTAGAAGATGGCTTGCAGATATGGGATACAAACATCTTGATGATATTATTGGTAGAGTTGACTTTATAAAACCTAAAATCCCAGCAGACCATTACAAAGCAAAATTTGTTGATATTGGATACATAATCAAGAAACCTGACATGTCTAAACCTATCAGATGTATACAGGACAGAAACGACCCGCCTAAGAAACCGTTTGATGAAGAAATCCTCAAAGATATTCTCCCATACATAGAAAAACAGGAAAACTTTGCAGGATTTTATGTGATTAGAAATACATACCGCTCAGTTGGTGCAAGAATTGCCCATGAGATAGTCAAAAGATACGGAGATAAAGGATTAAGACTTTCTAAAATAGAGCTTAATCTCAGAGGAACAGCGGGACAGTCATTTGGAGCTTTCTGTGTTCCAGGACTGAACCTCATACTTACTGGAGATGCCAACGACTATGTAGGAAAAGGAATGACAGGTGGACTTATTGTTATAAAACCACCTAAAGAGTTTAAAGGAAAACCACATGAAAACGTAATAATGGGTAATACATGCCTTTACGGTGCAACAGGAGGACACCTGTTTGCAGCAGGAATTGCCGGTGAAAGGTTTGCTGTTAGAAACTCTGGTGCTGTTGCTGTTGTAGAAGGGGCAGGAGACCACTGCTGTGAATATATGACAAATGGAACAGTTGTTGTTCTTGGCAAAACAGGAGTTAACTTTGGTGCTGGTATGACAGGTGGAGTTGCCTATGTTTATGACCCTGAAGGAGAGATGGAGAGAAATATAAATCCATCCTACGTATTTATAGATGAAATGGATGATGAAGATGTAGAAACAATCAAAAGACTTGTAACAAAACATAAAGGATATACAGACAGCGAAATAGCCGGAAAAATACTTGAAAACTTTGATGAGGAAATAAATAATTTTGTAAAAATTTCTCCTGTAGAAGTTAAAAAACCTGCTCCAGAAACAGACGAAGCAAAACCAGAAAAATAA